In the Nocardioides panaciterrulae genome, CGCGGCCGGCATCGCCATCGCCGTCGCGCTCGTGGCGGGCCTGGGCAGCTTCCTGGTCACCTCCCAAGCCACCATGACCACCCGGGCGGCCGCGCAGGTGGCCGTCGACTGGCAGGTCAAGGTGGCGGCGCATCGTGATCCCGCAGCGGTCCTCAAAGCCGTCACCGCCGCACCGGGCACGTTGAAGGCGCTCCCGGTGGGGTTCGCCGACTCACCGGGCCTACGTGCCACCACCGACGGCACCACCCAGGAGACCGGCGCCGCGAAGGTGCTCGGGCTCCCGGCGGGCTACGTCGACACCTTTCCGCTCTCGATCAGGCTGCTCACCGGTAGCCTCGACGGACCGCTCGTGGCGCAGCAGACCGCTGCAAACCTGCACGTCGCACCTGGTGACCGGATCGAGGTCAAGCGAGCCGGCAGTGCCCCCTACTCGGTACACGTCGCCGGCATCGTCGAGCTCCCGCAGGCCGACTCCCTCTTCCAGGACGTCGGGGCTCCGAGCCAGTCGCAGCCGGTCGCCCCGCCCGACAACGTCGTCCTGCTGCCAGCGCCACAGTTCGCGAACCACTACCACGCGCTGTCCCGGACCCGGCCCGACCTGGTCTCCACCCAGATCCACGTCAAGCGCGACCACGCCGCCCTGGCCTCGGACCCCTCGTCCGCATTCGTGGCCGAGACCGGCGCGGCGAACAACCTGTCGGTTCGCACCAGCGGAGCCGCGATCGTGGGCAACAACCTGGGCGCCTCCCTGGACGCGGCACGCGAGGACGCCAGCTACTCACGGATCCTGTTCCTCTTCCTCGGTGCGCCGGGTGCGCTGCTGGCCGGCGCGCTGACCGCCGCGATCACTCAGGCCGGTGCCGAGCGACGCCGCAAGGAGCAGGCACTCCTGCGGGCGCGAGGAAGCAGCCCCACCCAGCTGCTCAGGCTCGTCCTCGTCGAGGCCGCCGTTGTCGGTGTGCTCGGCGCCCTGATCGGTCTCGGGGTCGCGGCGGCCATCGGCGCTGCGACCTCGTGGCCCTGGGACCTGGCCGCCGCGCTGACCGGTCTGCTGATCGCCGGCCTGGTCGTCGCCATCCCAGCTGCGCGGGACCTCAGGTCCCTCGCCGCGAACCAGGGCCACCGGCAACAACACCGCACCCGGCCCATCTGGTTGCGCTTCGGCCTCGACCTGGCACTCATCGCGCTGGGCCTAGCCGTCTTCTGGGCGGCAGGCCGCAACAAGTACACCCTCGTGCTCGCCCCAGAAGGCGTCCCCACGATCTCAGTCAGCTACTGGGCATTCCTCGCCCCGGCCCTGGCCTGGCTCGGTGGTGCCCTGCTCTGCTGGCGGATCGCGGACACCCTGCTCGTACGGGGTCGCGCGGTGGTCGCCCTCGCGGCCACACCGTTCCTGGGCCCCCTGGCGCGTGCCGTCAGCGGAATGCTGATGCGACAGCGCCGGCTCGTGGCACGCTCTGCGGTGCTCGTTGCGCTCGCCCTGGCCTTCGCGATCTCCACGGCCACGTTCAACGTGACCTACCAAGTACAGGCCGAGGTCGACGCCCAGCTCACCAATGGCGCCGACGTCACCGTGACCGAGTCCCCCGGTGCGGACGCACGACCGGCCGACGCCACGAAGCTCTCCTCCATCCCCGGCGTCACGGCCGTCTCGCCGCTCCAGCACCGGTTCGCCTACGTCGGCAACGACCTGCAGGACCTCTACGGCATCGACCCGGCCATGCTCACCCGGGCCACCACCCTCCAAGACGCCTACTTCCAGGGCGCCACCGCTGCGGAGTCCCTGAAACGCCTTGCCTCTCGACCCGATGCCGTGCTGGTGAGCGCCGAGACCGTCAACGACTTCCAGCTCAACCTCGGCGACCTCATCAAGCTCCGCCTCCAAGACGCCCACACCCACACCTACCAGTCGGTGACCTTCCACTACGTGGGCATCGTCAACGAGTTCCCCACCGCCCCGAAGGACAGCTTCCTGGTCGCCAACGCCGACTACGTCGCCCAACAGACTGGCAGCGCCGCCGTCGGCACCTTCCTGGTCAACACCAACGGACACGACGTGTCCGCGGTCGCAGACCGGGTACGCGCCGTGGTCGGCACGACCGGCAGGGTCGGCACCATCAGGGACGCGCGAGGACTCGTGGGATCGAGCCTGACCTCCGTCGACCTCGGCCACCTGACACGTCTCGAACTCTCCTTCGCCCTGGTCATCGCGGCTGCCGCTGGCGGGCTGGTGATCGGCCTCGGACTCGCGGAACGCCGCCGGGCCATCGCGGTCGCCACCTCACTGGGCGCCACCCGTCGACAGGTACGTCGGTTCGGATTCGCGGAGCCCGCCTTCGTGCTCGTCATCGGAACGCTCTGCGGGCTCGGCTCCGGATGGGGGCTGTCCTACCTGCTCGTCAAGGTGCTCACCGGCGTGTTCGACCCACCCCCGACAGCCCTGACGGTTCCGTGGCTGTACCTGTCCACCCTGGTCGTCTGCACGATAGGTGCCGTCAGTGTCGTCTCGGTCCTGGTGATCGAACGTGCGAGGCGCCAGGCACCCGACCTGCTGCGCGCGATCTAGGCTCAGGGAATGGTCGAGCTGCTGGTGGTGGAGGACGAGGAGAAGATCGGTCAGCTTCTCGTCTCCTCCCTGGGCGCCAACGGGTACCAGGTGACCTGGTTCCGGTCGGGGGCAGAAGCGGTACAAGCGGCACTCGGCGCCTCGTTCGACCTGGTGCTGCTCGACCTCGGCCTGCCAGATCTGGACGGTATCGAGGTGTGCCGCCTGATCAAGAGACACCAACCCCAGTCCTTGGTAGTGGTGCTGACGGCCCGTCGTGACGAGATGGACGTCATCGAGGGGCTAGAAGCAGGAGCCGACGACTACCTCACGAAGCCCTTCCGGATGGCCGAGCTCCTGGCGCGAGTGCGAGCCCACCTGCGCCGGTCATCTGTGGGTGATTTCGGCTCCCAGACGACGTTCTCCGGCGGAGAGCTCGTCCTGGACACCGCGGCCCGACGCTGCCTGGTCAGGGACCGCGAGGTCGCCTTGCGACCCAAGGAGTTCGACCTGCTCGCACGCCTCGCCGCCGAAGCCGGGCGAGCGGTCACACGCGAGGCGCTCATGGATGACGTGTGGGACCGCAACTGGTTCGGCTCCACCAAGACCCTCGACGTGCACATCGCGGCACTGCGCCACCGGCTCTGCGAAGCGGCGGAGTCCTTCGAGCCGGCCGCAGTCGTGCCCGCCATCACGACCCTGCGCGGTCACGGGTACCGGCTGGAGTCCCCGGAAGCCAACCCATTCCGGTGACGGTCGCCCCTTCCACCGCCTGTCGGCGCGGGTCGTGAACCGGAGTGGAGTCCACAAGAGTGGTGTACGACGGACCTGAGTGAGCGCGTGCCTGCGACGTAGGCGCGGCCACCGGGGGAAGCCGCTGGAGCAGACGCGGGGCGAACACCTGGCGCCACCAGGCGGACTTGGGCTTCTTCTCGTCGGCGCCGCCCGCATGGGGTGCGTACAGGGCGGCGGTCTCGCTGATGGCGACCGGCTTGCGATGGCCGGCTGCCGAAGATGTCGTAGAAGTCCGGCAGTCACGCTCATCGGTCCCGGGGCGCTGGAACCGGCCCGTCAGGTGCCGGGCCCGGCGTGTGCACGCGCTGTCCAACCCAAATGGACCAGCAGCAAGTCGCATGTCTGCCGCGATCAGAACTTCGGCGAATGCTGATGACTCGATTCCCTGCGCCTTGGAACGGCGTACCGTCGCAGACATGACCACCGCTGTCCGAGCGATTGTCGACAACGCTCGAACTCTGGTCGGTTCCGACGCTCGAAAAGTGAACGGTGCGGGGGCAGCCTAGTGCTTCCGAAGCACGGGTTGGGGTGACAGGTCGACGTCTCTGGCTTGCTTGACCGGATGGTCAGGCAGCAGTCTGTCGGATGCGGCGCTTGAGTTCCTTCTTGACCTGCAGCGGGGTCCGGCCGGCCATGTAATCACCGTGATTCGGACGCTCGTTGTTGTAGTCGGTGACCCAGGCCTGCAGTGACCGGTCGAGCAGAGCGACGTCCTCGACGCGGCCGCGGTGGAAGTGCGGGCGGTAGAACTCGTCGAGCACGGTGCCGTGGAACCGTTCGCACACGGCGTTGTGGTTCGGCGACCTGGGCGGGATCCGGTGATGGTGGAGCCCCAGCTCGCCCACGCGGCTCTGGAAGGCCTTGCCGACAAACTCGGGGCCATTGTCGGTCAGGATCCCTTCCAAGGTGATGCCGTGCTTGCGTAGCGCCTTCTTCAAGTGCGTCAGGAGGAGCGCTGTGACCGCGGCGGTCTTGTCGCCCACCACGAGCTGGACCACCGCGACACGGGTCGCGATGTCGACCGCGGTCAGCTGCCATACCGCGCCGACGCCCTTGAGCTTGCCGACGTAGAACGCATCGAGGGCTACGACCTGCCCCGGCCGCGAGGCGTACTGGCAGAACCCGAACGGGCCCTCCATCGCGGCCTCAGTGAGCTGACCGGTCTCGGTCGCGGTCAACGACGCCAACGCGATCACGCGCTGCTTCGCGGTGCCGAGGTTGTGCCGTCGCAGGACCTTCGCGACCCCCGATGCTGACCGGTCGACACCACGCTTCCTGAGGTGGCGCAGCAATGACTTCGGACCCAGCGTCGGTCGGGCGATCGCCTCGGACAGGATCACCGCGACCTCCTCGGAGGTCATCTCGTTCGGCTGGTGCGGCCTACGTCGATCACGCGGTAGCAACGCTGAGAGGCCGTATTGCTCGGCCATGTTGACCCACTCGTAGTAGGTCTTCCTGGAGACGCCGAAGACCCGGCAGGCCTCGCTGACGTTCCCGATCTTGGCGGCGTGCTCGATGAGCCGGACACGCCTGTCGTACACAATGTCCTCGTGGGCCACGGAATGACTTCCTGTTCTCTAGATCTCAGCAATCCAGAGACTGTCTTCCGTGGCCCACACCTACGCGCAGGCTCACCGGGTGTCACCCCAACCCGTGATTCCTAAGGCCTAGTGCTGCTCGTGGTCCACGGTCTCGTGGATGCTGGGCAGGGTGTCGATGCCGCGGTTGCGTAGCCGGTAGCTGGCGCCCTTCAGGGTGAGGACGTCGGAGAGCTCCCCGAGCTGCTCGCCGAGGAGCTGTGTGGTGGACGACGCGGTCGATCATCGCCGCGGCGACGGCCTGATCGCCGAAGACGCCACCCCAGCCGCTGAACGGCAGGTTGGTCGTAAGGATCAACGACGCGTGCTCATAGCGGCTGGACACGAGTTGGAAGAAGAGGTTCGCGGCGTCTTGCTCGAACGGGAGGTAGCCGACTTCGTCGACGATGATCAGCCCGTAGCGCCGCAGCCTGGCCAGCTCTTGGGGCGGCCGGCCACTGTGGTGGGCGTCGGTGAGCCGGGCTACCCACTCGGTCGCGGTCGCGAACAACACGCGGTGACCGTGGTTGGCGGCGGCGATGCCCAGGCCGGTGGCCAGGTGGGTCTTGCCGGTGCCGGGCGGCCCCAGCAAGACGACGTTGCGTGCCTCGGTGAGGAACCCACCTGATGCGAGCGCGGCGATCTGCTGGCGCACGGCGGGTTGGGCGTCCCAGTCGAACTCCTCGATCGTCTTCCTGGCGGCGAACCCGGCGGCCCGGATCCTCAACTGGGCACCGGACGCGTTCCTGGCGGCGACCTCACGATCGAGCACCGCGGCGAGGTACTCCTCGTGGGTCCAGCCGGCGTCACGGGCGTGGCCGGCCAGTCGTGCTGCGGACTCGGTGATCCGGGGTGCCTTCAACGCGGATGCGAGGTAGGTCAGCTGCTTGAGCGCCTCCGTCGCGTCGCTCTTGGTCTTGGCTGCCATCAGGCCACCTCACCATCAGCGAGGGTCTCGGCCGGCTGGTCGGCACCGCCGTAGGTGAGGCCGAACGCGCGGTCGTAGTCGGCCAGGTCCCGCACCAGGCCGTCGTGCGGATCGCTCGCGGGCCGGGGTTGTTGGAACTGCTCGCGCAACTGCTTCGCGGCGGCGACGTGGGCGGGGTCGGTGATGGTTTGGCCGCGCGCCCAGACTCGGTGATGGGCCGTGACGAGGCGTCCTTCGTGACGGACTTCGACGCGGGCCAGGTCGGCACGGATATCGACGAACCGGCCGATCACGGCAGGGTCGACGGAGTAGTCGCTGCTGTCGACGCGGACGTAGTAGTCGCGTCCCAGCCCGACCCGGTTGACCCACCCGACAGCCGGCGCGACCGGCGGAAGGGGCAGCATCGCGGCCCGATCAGCGTCGAGTCGGTCAACCGGACGCGCCTTGATGGTCCGCACGATCCGGGCGTTCGCCTTGGTCAACCAGTCGGTGAACTGGGCGTCAAAGTCGGCCGGCGACGCGAAGTCGCGGCCCGGCATGAAGGAGGTCTCGAAGAATCCGTTGCGTCGCTCCACGATGCCCTTGGACTCGGGGTCGTAGGGCTTGAGCCGGACCAGCGTGGTGGCCAGGGTGCCGGTGAACGCGCCCACACCTTGCGCATGGCGTTCACCGCGCCCGATGCCGGACTCGTTGTCCCAAATCAAGCGTCGCGGAACCCGGCCGAGTTCCTGGAGCAACTCCCACATCCCCAACAGCAGATCCTCGGTGTGCCGGGTCGGGATCATCCGTCCGACCATGAACCGCGAGTGCGCCGCGGTGATGACCATGACCGGCAGGCGCCTTCGTGCCGTCCTCGAGCGGGATCTTCTTCGGCGGGAACCACAGATCGCACTGAGCCGCGTCGCCAGGCGCGGGCTCGCTCAGACCCACATCGGCGAGAAGCCTGTCGGCCGCGCCCGCCCTCGGCGGCGACGCGCCGATGCCCGAAGAGCTCGGCATGGTAGGTCAGCCAGGTCCGGCCAGACTGCCCTTCGGGGTATCCGGCGCTCTCGGCGAGCACGCCGACCTTTCGACGCAACTCCGCGGGACGAGAACCCGGCACCCCGGCGACGCTGAACGTGCCGGTGTCCTGCTCGATCAGGGTCGCCAGCATCCGGATGACCGTGGTCTTGCCCGCCCCGTTGGGACCCAGGAAACCCAGCACCACGCCCTGCGGAACTTCCAGAGTGAATGAGTCGACTGCACGCAGATTTCCATAGGACTTGCTGAGACCCTCGGCTTCGATGGCGTTGTCGAGGGTCATGACCCAAGGTTCGCAAGTTGACGCTGAAGCCACGCTGAACACGCGCGAGATTTCGGTTGACCGCCAGGGAGCAATGTTGCACCGTAGCCTCGCGCCGGCGAGGATCCGCCGCGGTTGACAGGGTCGCAGATCCGTCTGCCGGCGCCGGTGACTGGCCCGACACGCGGTCGCGTACCTCGCGCTGCAGCTCCTCTCGGTCCCCGCCGAGAGGTGCTGTTGAGGCGCCGGGCGTGCCGATTGTCATGCGGGTGAGCGGCCGCAGGTCCGCCGACTCCAAGAGGAGGCCCGCCAACGCCGCCTGACCCCTGCCGTAGCGCTGCGTCTGGCTCAGCTCAGCGTCGACAAGGGCTGGACCTACCTCCCGCGGCCGAACGGCCCTCGGTCGGCATCGCTAACGCCCGGCGGTGGGCCGTTCGCTACCGCGAGTCGGTGAAGACCCGAATGGTCGATCGGTCCTCCCGCCCCAGCGCGCCCAGCGGTGGATCGTGAAGCCGCGGGTGACCCGACGCCGGGCCCCGCCGGATCGCCTACCGCCTCGGCTTGAACCCCTCCACAGGGCACCAGGTCCCAACCGAGGCACGTGTCGTGACTCCAGTCCGTGCTCACGGCCAACCAGGGATGTTCGCAACGATCAGGGTCCCGTGGAGAGCGGAGGCCAAGTAAACATCACACAGAGCTGCTGCGATGCGTAGCGGGCGGGTACCCGGGAGCCCGGCGAGGAACCGCTCGCGCGCTCAGTGACTCTCGGAGTCGCCCTCGATGACGACCACGCTGTAGTTCTCGTCGAGTCGAACGTCGACGGTGTCGCCGTCGGGCTTGGTCACCTCCACCTCGTAGGTCGCGCCGTTCTCGCTGTCGGTCTCGAGGCTGTTGACCCGGCCGCCGCCGGTGGATGCCAGGGCCGCCTTCTTCGCGACGTCGGCCTGCTGCTGGGTGTACTGGTGGCTGATCTGGCCGTCGTCGCCGTTCGTCGCGGCGGCCACGCCGCCGATGGCGATGGCCACGGTCACGCCGGCGGCGCCGGCGAGGGCAGCTGAGCGCTTCCTCATGGTTGACACTCCTCTGGTTGTCGGAGCGTCCATCGTGCCCGGCGGCCGCTGAAGCCTCCCTGAATGAGCGCGCGGCCTCAGCGCGCTGGCCGGGGCAGCTCGACGACGAAGCGGGCGCCGCGCTGGCTGTCCGCGAGGTCGAGGGTGCCGCCATGGCGCTCCGCGACCGTCCGGGCGATGGCCAGCCCGAGGCCCGTGCCGCCGGTGTCGCGGGCGCGCGAGGGGTCGGCGCGGTGGAAGCGTTCGAACACGCGGTCCCGCTCATCGTCCGGGACGCCGTTGCCGTCGTCGAGCACCTCGACCCGGGCCCGCCCGTCGACGCAGCCCGCCGTGACCGTCACCCGGTGCTCGGCGTGTCGCACCGCGTTCTCGAGCAGGTTGCGCACCATGCGGCGCAGCTCGTCGCCGCGCCCGTCGACGGGGGCGGCCGAGACGCCGCCGGTGACGATCGTCACGGCGGCCATCGGGCGCACCCGCGCCACCTCCTCCAGCAGCAAGTCGTCGAGGTCCAGCGGATGTGCCGCCTCGATCACGCCCAACTCGTCGTGGCGGGCCAGGAAGAGCAGGTCGCGCAGCAGGCGCTCGGTCTGGTCGCAGTCGGCCAGGATGCCGCGCGCGAGCTCCGGCCAGTCGGTGCCCTCCGGGTGCGCCGACGCGACCTCGACCTGGGCGCGGATGGCGGCGACCGGGCTCTGAAGCTCGTGGGAGGCATCGGCCACGAACTCGCGCTGCCGACGCTGGGCCGCCTCGAGCCGGTCGAGCATCTGGTTCATGGTGACCGCCAGCCGGCCGATCTCGTCGTGCGTTCGCGGCACGGGCACCCGCCGGTCCAGGGCGCTGCCCGAGATGCTCTCGACGCGGGCGCGGATCTCCTCGACCGGTCGCAGCGCGCGGCCGATGACCAGCCAGATCAGCACGCCCAGCACGAGCACGGTCACTGGCGTACCGACCCAGAGGGCTCGGCGCAGCGCGAGGGACGCCTCGTGCACCGACTCCAGGCTCGAGCCGGCCACGATCGTGACCGGCCCGTCGGGCGACGGCGCGGTCTGCACCCAGACCCGGTAGTCCTCGGTCTGGTTGTCGTCCGGCGCACCCCGCAGGGTGTGCACCTCGGGAGGCGCGCCGAGCGGAGGGCGTAACCCGGTGATCGGGCCCGCGCTCCGGACGTTGGGCGAGGCAGCCAGCACCCGGCCGCCAGCGGTGACGGCCTGCGCCACACCGTTG is a window encoding:
- a CDS encoding helix-turn-helix domain-containing protein, translated to MYDRRVRLIEHAAKIGNVSEACRVFGVSRKTYYEWVNMAEQYGLSALLPRDRRRPHQPNEMTSEEVAVILSEAIARPTLGPKSLLRHLRKRGVDRSASGVAKVLRRHNLGTAKQRVIALASLTATETGQLTEAAMEGPFGFCQYASRPGQVVALDAFYVGKLKGVGAVWQLTAVDIATRVAVVQLVVGDKTAAVTALLLTHLKKALRKHGITLEGILTDNGPEFVGKAFQSRVGELGLHHHRIPPRSPNHNAVCERFHGTVLDEFYRPHFHRGRVEDVALLDRSLQAWVTDYNNERPNHGDYMAGRTPLQVKKELKRRIRQTAA
- a CDS encoding Mu transposase domain-containing protein, producing MVITAAHSRFMVGRMIPTRHTEDLLLGMWELLQELGRVPRRLIWDNESGIGRGERHAQGVGAFTGTLATTLVRLKPYDPESKGIVERRNGFFETSFMPGRDFASPADFDAQFTDWLTKANARIVRTIKARPVDRLDADRAAMLPLPPVAPAVGWVNRVGLGRDYYVRVDSSDYSVDPAVIGRFVDIRADLARVEVRHEGRLVTAHHRVWARGQTITDPAHVAAAKQLREQFQQPRPASDPHDGLVRDLADYDRAFGLTYGGADQPAETLADGEVA
- a CDS encoding ATP-binding cassette domain-containing protein; the protein is MTLDNAIEAEGLSKSYGNLRAVDSFTLEVPQGVVLGFLGPNGAGKTTVIRMLATLIEQDTGTFSVAGVPGSRPAELRRKVGVLAESAGYPEGQSGRTWLTYHAELFGHRRVAAEGGRGRQASRRCGSERARAWRRGSVRSVVPAEEDPARGRHEGACRSWSSPRRTRGSWSDG
- a CDS encoding ATP-binding protein, which translates into the protein MAERRLAPSVRLRTTLLAAALVAVALVVASLALVATLDRSVVTNGDGLARSRVSDLAVLARHGDLPAVLAAVGGNGVAQAVTAGGRVLAASPNVRSAGPITGLRPPLGAPPEVHTLRGAPDDNQTEDYRVWVQTAPSPDGPVTIVAGSSLESVHEASLALRRALWVGTPVTVLVLGVLIWLVIGRALRPVEEIRARVESISGSALDRRVPVPRTHDEIGRLAVTMNQMLDRLEAAQRRQREFVADASHELQSPVAAIRAQVEVASAHPEGTDWPELARGILADCDQTERLLRDLLFLARHDELGVIEAAHPLDLDDLLLEEVARVRPMAAVTIVTGGVSAAPVDGRGDELRRMVRNLLENAVRHAEHRVTVTAGCVDGRARVEVLDDGNGVPDDERDRVFERFHRADPSRARDTGGTGLGLAIARTVAERHGGTLDLADSQRGARFVVELPRPAR
- a CDS encoding PepSY domain-containing protein — its product is MRKRSAALAGAAGVTVAIAIGGVAAATNGDDGQISHQYTQQQADVAKKAALASTGGGRVNSLETDSENGATYEVEVTKPDGDTVDVRLDENYSVVVIEGDSESH
- a CDS encoding FtsX-like permease family protein, encoding MIHLWLAGLLRRSPARLLAAAAGIAIAVALVAGLGSFLVTSQATMTTRAAAQVAVDWQVKVAAHRDPAAVLKAVTAAPGTLKALPVGFADSPGLRATTDGTTQETGAAKVLGLPAGYVDTFPLSIRLLTGSLDGPLVAQQTAANLHVAPGDRIEVKRAGSAPYSVHVAGIVELPQADSLFQDVGAPSQSQPVAPPDNVVLLPAPQFANHYHALSRTRPDLVSTQIHVKRDHAALASDPSSAFVAETGAANNLSVRTSGAAIVGNNLGASLDAAREDASYSRILFLFLGAPGALLAGALTAAITQAGAERRRKEQALLRARGSSPTQLLRLVLVEAAVVGVLGALIGLGVAAAIGAATSWPWDLAAALTGLLIAGLVVAIPAARDLRSLAANQGHRQQHRTRPIWLRFGLDLALIALGLAVFWAAGRNKYTLVLAPEGVPTISVSYWAFLAPALAWLGGALLCWRIADTLLVRGRAVVALAATPFLGPLARAVSGMLMRQRRLVARSAVLVALALAFAISTATFNVTYQVQAEVDAQLTNGADVTVTESPGADARPADATKLSSIPGVTAVSPLQHRFAYVGNDLQDLYGIDPAMLTRATTLQDAYFQGATAAESLKRLASRPDAVLVSAETVNDFQLNLGDLIKLRLQDAHTHTYQSVTFHYVGIVNEFPTAPKDSFLVANADYVAQQTGSAAVGTFLVNTNGHDVSAVADRVRAVVGTTGRVGTIRDARGLVGSSLTSVDLGHLTRLELSFALVIAAAAGGLVIGLGLAERRRAIAVATSLGATRRQVRRFGFAEPAFVLVIGTLCGLGSGWGLSYLLVKVLTGVFDPPPTALTVPWLYLSTLVVCTIGAVSVVSVLVIERARRQAPDLLRAI
- a CDS encoding response regulator transcription factor, which gives rise to MVELLVVEDEEKIGQLLVSSLGANGYQVTWFRSGAEAVQAALGASFDLVLLDLGLPDLDGIEVCRLIKRHQPQSLVVVLTARRDEMDVIEGLEAGADDYLTKPFRMAELLARVRAHLRRSSVGDFGSQTTFSGGELVLDTAARRCLVRDREVALRPKEFDLLARLAAEAGRAVTREALMDDVWDRNWFGSTKTLDVHIAALRHRLCEAAESFEPAAVVPAITTLRGHGYRLESPEANPFR
- the istB gene encoding IS21-like element helper ATPase IstB gives rise to the protein MAAKTKSDATEALKQLTYLASALKAPRITESAARLAGHARDAGWTHEEYLAAVLDREVAARNASGAQLRIRAAGFAARKTIEEFDWDAQPAVRQQIAALASGGFLTEARNVVLLGPPGTGKTHLATGLGIAAANHGHRVLFATATEWVARLTDAHHSGRPPQELARLRRYGLIIVDEVGYLPFEQDAANLFFQLVSSRYEHASLILTTNLPFSGWGGVFGDQAVAAAMIDRVVHHTAPRRAARGALRRPHPEGRQLPATQPRHRHPAQHPRDRGPRAALGLRNHGLG